A stretch of Paenibacillus peoriae DNA encodes these proteins:
- a CDS encoding anti-sigma-F factor Fin family protein: protein MVVNYVCRHCRTFLGRIDSAAITEERLGFHSLTPAERRDIIAYNSGGEVTVKVICEHCSQALENNPELSLLVNPLQ, encoded by the coding sequence ATGGTTGTTAATTATGTATGCAGACATTGTCGAACTTTCTTGGGACGAATTGATTCCGCGGCAATAACCGAAGAAAGGTTAGGCTTCCATTCCTTGACCCCTGCCGAACGTAGAGATATAATAGCGTATAATTCGGGCGGTGAAGTGACCGTCAAAGTCATTTGCGAGCATTGCAGTCAGGCACTGGAGAATAATCCAGAGCTGAGTCTGCTCGTTAATCCGCTCCAATAA
- the ispE gene encoding 4-(cytidine 5'-diphospho)-2-C-methyl-D-erythritol kinase — MKIYEKAPAKINLMLDVLRKRDDGYHEVEMIMTMVDLSDRLTMSELPRDTIIISSQAGYIPLDEKNLAFQAARLIKERYNVSTGVHIHLDKHIPVAAGLAGGSSDAAAALRGLNKLWKLGISDAELRVLGAELGSDVPFCITGGTALASGRGELLKPLPNPPQCWVILAKPPINVSTAEVYGRVKADQITHHPSARQMEHAIRNASFTDVCNALGNVLEDVTLKLYPEVEHLKNSMIRLGADGVLMSGSGPTVFGLVSKEAKVPRIYNGLRGFCKDVYAVRLLT; from the coding sequence TTGAAAATATATGAAAAAGCACCGGCGAAAATCAATTTAATGCTTGATGTTCTACGTAAACGGGACGATGGTTATCACGAGGTCGAAATGATTATGACCATGGTCGATCTGTCTGACCGATTGACGATGTCTGAGTTACCGCGTGATACCATTATTATTTCAAGTCAAGCCGGGTACATACCATTGGATGAAAAGAATTTGGCTTTTCAGGCTGCGCGTCTGATCAAAGAACGTTATAACGTGTCTACGGGCGTCCACATCCATCTGGATAAGCATATCCCGGTGGCAGCAGGGTTGGCGGGTGGAAGTAGTGATGCTGCCGCAGCGCTGCGTGGACTGAACAAGCTATGGAAGCTTGGTATCTCGGATGCCGAATTAAGGGTGCTGGGTGCGGAGCTGGGCTCAGATGTACCTTTCTGTATTACAGGGGGTACAGCTTTAGCGAGTGGACGCGGAGAACTGCTCAAGCCACTTCCGAATCCGCCACAATGCTGGGTGATCCTTGCGAAGCCGCCGATTAATGTATCGACGGCTGAAGTGTACGGTCGTGTCAAAGCGGATCAGATTACGCACCACCCGTCTGCACGCCAGATGGAGCATGCGATCCGTAACGCTTCTTTTACCGATGTATGCAACGCACTGGGGAATGTACTGGAGGATGTAACACTAAAGCTGTATCCAGAGGTAGAGCATCTTAAAAACTCCATGATCCGCTTAGGAGCAGACGGTGTGCTGATGTCAGGTAGTGGACCTACGGTGTTCGGACTAGTATCGAAGGAAGCCAAAGTGCCACGGATTTACAATGGACTAAGAGGGTTTTGTAAAGATGTGTACGCAGTACGACTTTTGACCTGA
- the purR gene encoding pur operon repressor, whose protein sequence is MKKLKRSSRLVEMTQFLLSRPHTLVPLTHFADRYGAAKSSISEDLAIIKEVFEDEGTGELLTLAGAAGGVKLIPRLSKQHALAFANDLCAQLEQPDRILPGGYLYLSDLLGQPAMMNEAGKIFATAFANRQIDVVMTVETKGIPLAYATGAQLNLPVVLVRRDHQVTEGSAVSINYVSGSQKSLHTMSLSRRAMREKSRVLIVDDFMKAGGTIQGMVDLLAEFNAEVAGVGVLVESGEVENEERLLHDYISLANLTAVDSRSKQITVKLGNYFDE, encoded by the coding sequence GTGAAAAAACTTAAAAGAAGCTCACGATTGGTGGAAATGACGCAATTTTTATTGTCACGGCCGCATACGCTGGTGCCTCTTACTCATTTTGCGGATCGCTACGGGGCAGCTAAGTCGTCCATAAGCGAGGATCTGGCCATCATCAAGGAAGTATTTGAGGATGAAGGTACTGGCGAGCTTCTGACGCTGGCGGGAGCGGCAGGGGGCGTGAAACTGATCCCGAGGCTTTCCAAGCAGCATGCGCTTGCGTTTGCGAACGACCTGTGTGCGCAACTGGAGCAGCCTGACCGCATATTACCGGGAGGATACCTGTATTTGTCCGATTTGCTGGGCCAACCTGCGATGATGAACGAAGCTGGTAAAATATTCGCGACCGCCTTTGCCAATCGTCAGATTGATGTGGTTATGACGGTGGAGACCAAGGGTATTCCACTTGCCTATGCAACCGGAGCACAGCTGAATTTGCCAGTCGTTCTCGTACGGCGTGATCATCAGGTAACAGAAGGCTCGGCTGTAAGTATTAATTATGTTTCAGGATCACAAAAGAGCCTGCATACGATGTCTTTATCCAGACGTGCGATGCGTGAGAAATCGCGTGTGCTTATCGTAGATGATTTTATGAAGGCCGGTGGCACGATTCAGGGGATGGTCGACTTGCTGGCTGAGTTTAATGCTGAGGTGGCCGGTGTAGGTGTGCTGGTAGAATCGGGCGAGGTGGAGAACGAAGAGCGCCTGCTGCACGATTATATTTCACTGGCGAATCTGACCGCAGTCGATTCTCGAAGCAAGCAAATTACGGTCAAGCTGGGCAATTATTTTGATGAGTGA
- the veg gene encoding biofilm formation stimulator Veg, with the protein MAKNTLLEIKRSLDAHVGQKILLRANGGRRKTVERTGVLEETYPSVFIVKLDQEQQTFKRVSYSYADILTESVEVSVYDPDSHTSVVEYFETP; encoded by the coding sequence ATGGCTAAAAATACGCTGTTGGAAATCAAACGCAGTCTCGACGCACATGTAGGGCAAAAAATTTTGCTGCGGGCTAACGGCGGACGCCGTAAGACCGTCGAACGAACTGGTGTCTTGGAAGAAACGTACCCTTCTGTTTTTATCGTCAAGCTGGATCAGGAGCAACAGACGTTTAAACGTGTCTCCTACAGCTATGCTGACATCCTTACCGAGTCGGTGGAAGTCAGCGTATATGATCCCGACTCCCATACAAGTGTAGTCGAATATTTTGAAACACCTTAA
- the spoVG gene encoding septation regulator SpoVG, which yields MQITDVRLRRVNSEGRMKAIASITIDNEFVVHDIRVIDGNNGMFVAMPSKRTPDGEFRDIAHPISSGTREKIQAAVLTEYERAAVDEEVAIEEGA from the coding sequence ATGCAGATTACGGATGTTAGACTCCGCCGAGTGAACTCAGAAGGAAGAATGAAGGCGATTGCATCCATTACGATTGATAACGAGTTCGTTGTTCATGACATCCGAGTTATCGACGGTAATAACGGGATGTTCGTAGCTATGCCAAGCAAACGAACTCCAGACGGAGAGTTTCGCGATATCGCTCACCCGATATCTTCAGGAACCCGTGAGAAGATCCAAGCTGCTGTATTGACTGAGTACGAACGTGCGGCTGTGGATGAAGAAGTTGCTATTGAAGAAGGCGCTTAA
- the glmU gene encoding bifunctional UDP-N-acetylglucosamine diphosphorylase/glucosamine-1-phosphate N-acetyltransferase GlmU: protein MLERLAVILAAGQGKRMKSKLYKVLHPVCGKPMVGHVLDTVREIGVSRSVVVVGHGAEAVQSYLGPSAEYALQAEQLGTGHAVKQAKDLLGQEKGTTIVICGDTPLITAETLEGLVQLHESRGAAATILTAELDDPKGYGRVIRDASGAVLKIVEQKDCSPEEDAVREINTGTYCFDNAKLFAALDKVTNTNAQQEYYLTDVIGILHGEGEQVEAYLTDDVSESIGVNDRVALSVAEGYMRERIVRKHMLNGVTVIDPSSTYIGSEVVIGSDTVLYPNTWLHGQTQIGEDCVIGPQAEIQNTIIHSGATVKHSVLNEAEVGSSTSVGPFAYLRPGAKLGEHVKIGDFVEVKNATIGDHSKVSHLSYVGDAKVGTNVNIGCGAITVNYDGYNKSITEIEDDAFIGSNVNLIAPIKIGKGAYVVAGSTVTHAVPDNDLAIARPRQENKAGYADKIRARAKAKKKRSE, encoded by the coding sequence TTGTTGGAAAGGTTGGCAGTCATTCTTGCCGCAGGGCAGGGAAAACGTATGAAATCCAAATTATATAAAGTTCTGCATCCGGTGTGCGGAAAACCGATGGTTGGGCATGTGCTCGACACGGTTCGTGAAATCGGTGTGTCCCGAAGTGTAGTCGTCGTGGGTCATGGAGCAGAGGCGGTACAGTCTTATTTGGGACCGTCGGCAGAATATGCGCTTCAGGCAGAGCAGTTGGGAACGGGCCATGCTGTTAAGCAAGCCAAGGACTTGCTCGGTCAGGAAAAAGGTACAACCATTGTCATTTGTGGGGATACTCCTTTGATCACAGCGGAGACGCTGGAAGGCTTGGTGCAATTGCACGAGAGCCGTGGGGCAGCTGCGACGATTTTGACCGCTGAGTTGGACGACCCGAAAGGATATGGACGAGTTATCCGTGATGCTTCCGGGGCCGTGCTCAAGATCGTGGAACAGAAAGATTGTTCACCTGAGGAAGATGCTGTCCGGGAGATCAATACGGGAACGTACTGCTTTGACAATGCCAAGCTGTTTGCAGCGCTGGACAAGGTAACGAACACCAATGCACAGCAGGAATATTATCTGACAGATGTCATTGGTATTTTGCATGGTGAAGGTGAACAGGTTGAGGCGTATTTGACAGATGATGTGTCTGAATCCATCGGTGTTAACGACAGAGTCGCTTTGTCGGTAGCTGAGGGTTATATGCGTGAGCGCATCGTTCGCAAGCATATGCTAAATGGTGTCACTGTCATTGATCCGTCTTCTACCTATATCGGGAGCGAGGTTGTTATTGGTTCCGATACGGTACTGTACCCGAACACATGGCTGCATGGTCAAACACAAATCGGAGAAGATTGTGTGATTGGTCCGCAGGCTGAGATTCAGAATACGATTATCCATTCAGGCGCGACGGTAAAACATTCGGTGTTGAACGAAGCGGAAGTGGGAAGCAGTACATCTGTGGGGCCGTTTGCTTATCTGCGTCCAGGCGCGAAGCTTGGCGAACATGTGAAAATTGGTGATTTTGTTGAGGTGAAAAATGCGACCATTGGAGATCATTCCAAGGTGTCTCATTTGAGCTATGTCGGTGATGCCAAGGTGGGTACAAACGTAAATATTGGCTGCGGGGCAATAACGGTCAATTATGATGGATATAATAAATCCATTACAGAAATTGAAGACGATGCCTTTATTGGCAGCAACGTGAATCTGATCGCCCCGATTAAGATTGGAAAAGGTGCTTATGTTGTAGCAGGCTCCACTGTAACACATGCTGTCCCTGATAACGATCTGGCCATTGCCAGACCACGTCAAGAGAACAAAGCCGGATATGCGGACAAAATCCGCGCACGTGCCAAAGCGAAGAAGAAAAGATCGGAATGA
- a CDS encoding ribose-phosphate diphosphokinase — protein MTYCDSKLKIFTCNSNPKLAHQIADYIGIPMGESHTTSFSDGEIQVKLSESVRGCHVYIVQSTCLPVNDNLMELLVMIDALKRASAKSINVVMPYYGYARQDRKARSRDPITAKLVANLIEKAGAHRVISMDLHAMQIQGFFDIPVDHMLGAPILAQYFRSKQIENPIVVSPDHGGVVRARKLADFLSAPLAIIDKRRPEPNVSEVMNIIGNIEGKTAILIDDIIDTAGTIVLGANALKEGGVKDVYACCTHAVLSGPAMERLENSPLKEVVVTDTIPIVHPNPTSKLKVLSVAPLMGEAIIRVHEELSISKLFEIE, from the coding sequence ATGACTTATTGCGATTCCAAACTCAAAATATTTACTTGTAACTCCAATCCGAAGTTAGCCCACCAGATTGCGGACTACATCGGCATCCCAATGGGGGAATCCCATACCACATCGTTTAGTGACGGTGAAATCCAGGTTAAGCTGTCGGAAAGCGTACGCGGCTGCCATGTGTATATTGTGCAGTCAACTTGTCTGCCGGTTAACGACAACTTGATGGAGTTATTGGTTATGATTGATGCACTTAAACGCGCTTCTGCCAAAAGTATCAATGTCGTTATGCCATATTACGGTTACGCTCGTCAGGATCGTAAAGCTCGTTCACGCGATCCGATTACAGCGAAACTCGTCGCTAACTTGATTGAAAAAGCGGGAGCTCACCGCGTAATCAGCATGGATTTGCATGCGATGCAGATTCAGGGATTCTTTGATATTCCAGTGGATCATATGCTGGGAGCACCAATTCTGGCCCAATATTTCCGTTCCAAGCAAATTGAGAACCCGATTGTCGTTTCACCCGATCATGGCGGGGTTGTTCGTGCGCGCAAGCTGGCGGACTTCCTGAGTGCGCCGCTCGCTATTATTGATAAGCGTCGTCCAGAGCCAAATGTCAGTGAAGTGATGAACATCATCGGGAACATTGAGGGTAAAACGGCTATTTTAATTGATGATATCATTGATACAGCCGGAACGATTGTATTAGGTGCAAATGCGCTTAAAGAAGGCGGCGTAAAAGATGTGTATGCGTGTTGTACACATGCCGTATTGTCTGGTCCTGCGATGGAAAGACTGGAGAATTCGCCATTAAAAGAGGTGGTTGTGACGGATACGATCCCGATCGTTCACCCGAATCCGACAAGCAAGCTGAAGGTATTGTCTGTGGCTCCATTAATGGGAGAAGCTATCATCCGTGTGCATGAAGAATTGTCGATCAGCAAACTGTTTGAAATCGAATAA
- the pth gene encoding aminoacyl-tRNA hydrolase, whose amino-acid sequence MKWIVGLGNPGPQYEKTRHNVGFMALDALASRHNIQINQSKCKALIGEGHIGGVKTVLIKPMTYMNLSGESLRAYMDYYKADMEDLVVVYDDLDTEVGKIRLRYQGSAGGHNGIKSIIQHTGTQSFNRIRMGISRPEPGHAIVDYVLGTFPKKEKELLAGMIEDTCNALEYSLSHPFERTMAEFNK is encoded by the coding sequence ATGAAGTGGATTGTAGGATTGGGTAACCCCGGTCCCCAATACGAGAAAACGAGACATAATGTCGGATTTATGGCATTGGATGCTCTTGCCTCGCGTCATAACATCCAGATTAACCAAAGCAAATGCAAGGCGTTGATTGGAGAGGGCCACATTGGTGGCGTGAAAACTGTACTGATTAAGCCAATGACCTATATGAATCTATCAGGCGAGTCTCTACGTGCTTATATGGACTATTATAAGGCCGATATGGAAGATCTGGTTGTCGTGTACGATGACCTGGATACAGAAGTCGGTAAAATAAGATTGCGTTATCAAGGTAGCGCAGGCGGCCATAACGGCATTAAATCGATCATTCAACATACCGGCACGCAGTCCTTCAATCGGATTCGCATGGGCATTTCCCGCCCGGAGCCTGGACATGCTATTGTCGATTATGTTCTAGGTACCTTTCCAAAGAAGGAAAAAGAATTGCTGGCCGGAATGATCGAGGACACGTGCAACGCCTTAGAATACAGCTTGAGTCATCCGTTTGAACGGACGATGGCTGAATTCAACAAGTAA
- the yabG gene encoding sporulation peptidase YabG has translation MSLGDLVVRKSYGGDVTFRVEDIQRDKAIIKGIEFRLLADSPVNDLVRVPADQISGKTQQAHIKAGESLNLLQRARQQQAARSQAALVGDWSDPVESTYFEMPGKVLHLDGDPGYLKKCLSLYEQLRVPAEGHHVHESAMADTLYRLLPRIRPDIVVITGHDGVLKQPQPYDLYSLKSYKNSQNFVAAIQVARQYERHLDSLTIVAGACQSHFEALLRAGANFASSPGRILIHALDPVYVAAKAAFTSIRDTVNMGDLFHQTISGSRGVGGIETRGSYRIGLPKLENLSTLKVTPSAI, from the coding sequence ATGAGTTTAGGAGACTTGGTCGTTCGGAAATCGTACGGCGGAGATGTCACGTTTCGCGTTGAGGACATCCAGCGGGATAAAGCGATCATTAAGGGAATAGAATTTCGGTTGCTGGCCGATTCCCCGGTGAACGATCTGGTCAGAGTGCCTGCAGACCAGATTAGCGGTAAGACTCAGCAGGCTCACATTAAGGCTGGTGAGTCTCTTAATCTGTTGCAACGGGCACGCCAGCAGCAAGCTGCTCGTAGTCAGGCAGCTCTGGTTGGGGACTGGAGTGATCCAGTCGAGTCAACGTATTTTGAAATGCCGGGAAAGGTTCTTCATCTGGATGGAGATCCCGGCTATTTGAAAAAATGTCTCAGTTTATATGAACAGCTCCGTGTTCCTGCAGAGGGACATCACGTTCATGAATCGGCAATGGCGGATACGTTGTACCGGCTGCTTCCCCGTATCCGTCCGGATATTGTAGTGATTACCGGACATGATGGCGTGCTAAAGCAGCCACAGCCTTACGATTTGTACAGCTTGAAAAGTTATAAAAATTCGCAAAATTTTGTGGCGGCAATTCAGGTAGCAAGACAATATGAACGTCATCTGGATTCGCTGACCATTGTAGCGGGGGCGTGCCAGTCCCATTTTGAGGCGCTGCTGCGTGCGGGAGCGAACTTCGCCAGCTCACCAGGGCGTATCCTGATTCACGCGCTGGACCCCGTTTACGTGGCTGCCAAGGCGGCCTTTACTTCGATCCGTGATACGGTGAATATGGGGGACCTGTTTCACCAGACAATCAGCGGCAGTCGCGGAGTGGGTGGAATTGAAACCAGAGGAAGCTATCGCATCGGCCTGCCGAAGCTTGAAAATTTGTCAACGCTTAAAGTAACGCCTTCTGCAATCTAG
- the mfd gene encoding transcription-repair coupling factor: protein MLQALIQAFTKDADYASIAAGISSGMKEQLISGLSGSSRQVLMAALAEDTGRPLMVMTHNMFAAQKIADDLQEALSPDQVLLYPANELVAAEAAISSPETLSQRIDVLIRCAQGFRGIVVVPFSGVRRLLPMAETWREARIELKEGETIQLEAFLLHMVEMGYQRVERVESRGEMSVRGGIIDFYPMTTRWGYRVELFDDEIDSIRKFDPQDQRSVEKVQAVTVTPCKEVIANNQRMDQAADAAAILLEEQLGKMTDRQAKQHLKEEIHREIELLREHVYFDEIYKYISLLYPERKTLADYMPEDTILIIDEPARMLETAKQLERDESEWNLHLLQNGKTLPQLELSDDADNLLYNRRFQTLFLSIFLRQVPHTQPQNILNFICRGMQDFHGQMNVLKAEMDRWRKAGTQVMMLASGDERLDRMRRVLEDYGIDEPTMAIGNLQSGFEMPSIHLAVITEGEMFSQKQRKARKQGRHVDNAERIKSYSELKVGDYVVHQNHGIGKYMGIGTLEVGGIHKDYMHVLYAGGDKLSVPIEQIDLIQKYVGSEDKEPKIYKLGGNEWTRVKSKVRSSVQDIADDLIKLYAERQSAPGFAFEKDSPEQQEFEDMFPYDETRDQIRAIEEIKKDMEQSRPMDRLLCGDVGYGKTEVAIRAAFKSAIEGKQVAVLVPTTILAQQHYETFRERFSGYPFNIQVLSRFRSRKEQNETIKGVRQGTVDIVIGTHRLLSQDLVFKDLGMLIVDEEQRFGVTHKEKLKKLKTNVDVLTLTATPIPRTLHMSMLGVRDLSVIETPPENRFPVQTYVVEHSQTLVREAIEREMARGGQVYYLYNRVQGIQEMAAEINALVPEAKVGVGHGQMSETELEKTILDFLDGEYDVLVSTSIIETGVDIPNVNTLIVHDADKMGLSQLYQLRGRVGRSNRIAYAYFTYQRDKVLTEVAEKRLQSIKEFTELGSGFKIAMRDLSIRGAGNLLGAEQHGFIASVGFDLYSQMLAEEINKRKVSVLGEEDQSNRNWSTSIDLGVDAYLPGDYIYDSIQKIEIYKKVAAVSTFDEASELEDELVDRFGDLPEAVRHLLAVARLKVYGRMYGIESIVQRDDNIVLKFHEGRQQAVQTAKLAEIGNRFERRVQFEQGTSMSARIKGKGLNDPQLLELLEQFLSALKEAFTLKEELQNATTK, encoded by the coding sequence TTGTTACAAGCACTTATTCAGGCTTTTACGAAGGATGCTGATTATGCATCCATTGCAGCAGGCATATCATCAGGGATGAAGGAACAACTGATATCAGGTTTATCAGGCTCTTCCCGACAGGTACTGATGGCCGCGCTTGCCGAAGATACCGGACGACCGTTAATGGTCATGACGCACAATATGTTTGCCGCTCAAAAAATAGCAGATGACTTACAGGAAGCGCTTTCCCCTGATCAGGTTTTATTGTATCCTGCCAATGAGCTGGTAGCTGCTGAAGCAGCCATATCCAGTCCAGAGACCTTATCCCAACGAATTGATGTATTGATACGCTGCGCCCAGGGTTTTCGTGGGATTGTTGTCGTGCCGTTTTCTGGTGTTCGACGTTTATTGCCAATGGCGGAAACATGGCGTGAGGCTCGTATTGAGCTGAAAGAAGGCGAAACAATTCAGCTGGAAGCGTTTTTGCTACATATGGTCGAGATGGGATACCAGCGTGTAGAGCGTGTGGAATCACGTGGAGAGATGAGCGTACGTGGAGGAATTATTGATTTTTATCCAATGACAACCCGTTGGGGCTATCGTGTGGAGCTGTTTGACGATGAAATTGATTCGATCCGTAAGTTTGATCCGCAAGATCAGCGCTCGGTGGAAAAGGTTCAGGCCGTTACTGTAACGCCGTGTAAGGAAGTTATTGCGAATAACCAGCGTATGGATCAGGCGGCAGATGCCGCTGCTATTTTGTTGGAGGAGCAGCTGGGCAAAATGACGGATCGTCAAGCTAAGCAGCATCTGAAAGAAGAGATCCATCGTGAAATTGAGTTGCTGCGAGAGCATGTGTATTTTGACGAAATCTATAAATATATCTCCCTGCTGTATCCTGAACGTAAAACCCTGGCAGATTATATGCCGGAAGATACGATTCTGATTATTGACGAACCGGCGCGTATGCTGGAAACAGCCAAGCAACTGGAACGGGATGAGTCAGAATGGAATCTGCATTTGCTTCAAAACGGTAAAACGTTACCGCAGCTAGAACTGTCAGACGACGCGGACAATCTGCTGTACAACCGGAGATTTCAGACGTTGTTCCTGTCGATTTTCCTCCGTCAGGTTCCTCATACCCAGCCGCAAAATATTTTGAACTTCATCTGCCGAGGCATGCAGGATTTCCATGGCCAAATGAATGTGCTCAAGGCGGAGATGGATCGTTGGCGCAAAGCTGGCACACAGGTTATGATGCTGGCGAGTGGAGATGAACGTCTGGACCGGATGCGCCGAGTGCTTGAGGATTATGGTATTGATGAGCCGACGATGGCTATCGGCAATCTGCAAAGCGGTTTTGAAATGCCATCTATTCACCTGGCGGTCATTACCGAGGGTGAAATGTTTTCTCAGAAGCAGCGGAAAGCTCGTAAGCAGGGCCGCCATGTGGACAATGCAGAACGAATTAAGAGCTATAGCGAGCTGAAGGTGGGCGACTACGTCGTACACCAAAATCACGGGATCGGGAAGTACATGGGGATCGGCACGCTGGAGGTTGGCGGTATCCATAAGGATTACATGCATGTCCTCTACGCGGGTGGAGATAAGCTGTCAGTGCCGATTGAACAAATTGATCTGATTCAGAAATATGTTGGCTCAGAGGACAAGGAACCCAAGATTTATAAACTGGGTGGCAATGAGTGGACACGGGTTAAAAGTAAGGTGCGCAGCTCGGTTCAGGATATTGCGGATGACTTGATCAAGCTATATGCAGAACGACAGTCGGCACCAGGGTTTGCTTTTGAAAAGGATTCACCGGAGCAACAAGAGTTTGAGGATATGTTCCCGTATGATGAGACACGTGACCAGATTCGGGCCATCGAAGAGATTAAGAAGGACATGGAGCAGAGCCGCCCGATGGATCGTTTGCTATGCGGTGATGTAGGTTACGGCAAAACTGAAGTTGCGATTCGTGCTGCTTTTAAGTCTGCTATTGAAGGCAAACAAGTAGCGGTGCTGGTACCGACGACGATTTTGGCACAGCAACACTATGAGACGTTCCGTGAACGTTTTTCAGGGTATCCGTTCAATATTCAGGTATTGAGCCGTTTCCGCTCGCGCAAAGAGCAGAATGAAACGATTAAAGGGGTCCGGCAAGGCACGGTCGATATTGTCATTGGTACCCATCGTCTGTTGTCGCAGGATCTGGTGTTTAAGGACCTTGGAATGCTGATTGTCGATGAGGAACAGCGATTTGGCGTAACCCACAAGGAAAAGCTGAAGAAGCTGAAAACGAACGTAGATGTGCTGACGTTAACGGCAACACCTATTCCGCGTACGTTGCATATGTCCATGCTGGGTGTACGTGACTTGTCAGTCATTGAGACGCCACCGGAAAACCGTTTTCCAGTGCAAACGTATGTGGTTGAGCATAGCCAGACTCTAGTCCGTGAGGCCATTGAACGCGAGATGGCACGCGGAGGGCAGGTGTACTATCTGTATAATCGTGTGCAGGGCATTCAGGAGATGGCTGCAGAGATCAATGCGCTCGTACCGGAGGCCAAGGTGGGCGTGGGTCACGGACAAATGTCCGAAACCGAACTGGAGAAAACTATTTTGGATTTCCTGGATGGCGAATATGATGTGCTGGTCAGCACCAGCATTATTGAAACCGGCGTGGATATTCCAAATGTAAATACACTCATTGTGCATGATGCCGATAAAATGGGGCTATCCCAGCTTTATCAGCTGCGTGGGCGTGTAGGTCGTTCCAATCGGATTGCCTATGCTTATTTCACGTACCAGCGGGATAAGGTGCTCACGGAAGTGGCGGAGAAGCGCCTTCAGTCGATTAAAGAATTTACGGAGCTGGGCTCCGGCTTCAAGATTGCAATGCGCGATTTGTCCATCCGCGGCGCGGGTAACTTGCTTGGCGCTGAGCAGCATGGATTCATCGCATCCGTCGGCTTTGATCTTTACTCGCAGATGCTGGCTGAGGAAATTAATAAACGTAAAGTCAGCGTACTTGGAGAAGAGGATCAGTCCAATCGGAATTGGAGTACGTCGATTGATTTAGGCGTCGATGCTTACCTGCCGGGTGACTATATTTATGACAGCATCCAGAAAATTGAGATTTATAAAAAGGTTGCAGCGGTCAGTACCTTTGACGAGGCTTCTGAACTGGAGGATGAACTGGTCGACCGATTTGGCGATCTGCCAGAGGCTGTGCGTCATTTGCTAGCCGTGGCTCGCCTCAAGGTATATGGACGCATGTATGGCATCGAGTCCATAGTGCAACGGGATGACAATATCGTGTTGAAATTCCATGAAGGGCGTCAGCAGGCGGTACAGACCGCCAAACTTGCCGAGATTGGCAATCGCTTTGAAAGACGTGTACAATTTGAACAGGGCACATCTATGAGCGCACGCATAAAGGGCAAAGGTCTAAATGATCCACAGTTGCTAGAACTGCTGGAACAATTTTTGAGTGCATTGAAAGAAGCATTCACATTGAAGGAGGAACTGCAAAATGCCACAACTAAATAA
- a CDS encoding small, acid-soluble spore protein, alpha/beta type, translating into MSRRRRSVMSEELKYELAKDLGFYDTVKEEGWGGIKAKDAGNMVKRAIQLAEQAASRKS; encoded by the coding sequence ATGAGCCGAAGAAGACGGAGTGTCATGTCGGAGGAGCTAAAGTACGAGCTGGCCAAAGATCTTGGATTTTACGACACGGTCAAGGAAGAAGGCTGGGGAGGCATTAAAGCCAAGGATGCGGGCAATATGGTCAAGCGGGCCATCCAGCTTGCTGAGCAGGCTGCTTCTCGCAAATCGTAG